The Megalobrama amblycephala isolate DHTTF-2021 linkage group LG20, ASM1881202v1, whole genome shotgun sequence genome includes a window with the following:
- the adoa gene encoding 2-aminoethanethiol (cysteamine) dioxygenase a — translation MPRNNKSSLIQKIASQAYVTFTNCSSSTIGDNKVFLEQQTELAALISDIRAADLKIAPPKKVSISSPQSSAVPPVTYMHICETDAFSMGVFLLKPGASIPLHDHPGMNGMLKVLYGKVNIRCYDKLDKAVGAESETERQFEPPLLPFQRDDVRRAVLRSSGLYSEQSGPCVLTPLKDNLHEIDAVDGPAAFLDILAPPYDPDDGRDCHYYRVLQTAGKKSEQSSEDETWLLEIPQPDDFWCGGEPYPGPEVSV, via the coding sequence ATGCCGAGGAACAACAAGTCGTCGCTGATCCAGAAGATAGCGAGCCAGGCTTATGTGACCTTCACAAATTGCTCTTCCTCTACCATTGGAGACAATAAGGTGTTTTTAGAGCAGCAGACAGAGTTGGCCGCCCTGATCTCCGACATCAGGGCTGCGGATCTGAAGATTGCGCCACCGAAGAAAGTCTCCATATCCTCCCCACAGTCCTCAGCAGTCCCTCCGGTCACATACATGCACATCTGTGAGACTGATGCCTTCAGCATGGGAGTGTTTCTGCTGAAGCCTGGAGCTTCCATCCCTCTGCATGACCATCCTGGGATGAATGGCATGCTGAAGGTCCTATACGGCAAGGTCAATATAAGGTGTTACGACAAGTTGGATAAAGCTGTTGGTGCTGAGAGTGAAACTGAGAGGCAGTTTGAACCACCGCTGTTGCCTTTCCAGAGGGATGATGTGAGGAGAGCAGTGCTGAGGTCTTCCGGACTGTATTCTGAGCAGAGCGGCCCTTGCGTCTTGACCCCTCTCAAAGACAACCTTCATGAGATTGATGCAGTGGACGGACCAGCTGCGTTTCTTGATATACTGGCACCACCTTATGACCCTGACGACGGAAGAGATTGTCACTACTACAGAGTATTACAAACTGCTGGCAAAAAGTCAGAGCAGAGCAGTGAAGATGAAACTTGGCTTTTAGAGATCCCCCAACCAGATGATTTCTGGTGCGGGGGTGAGCCTTACCCCGGTCCCGAAGTTTCTGTGTAG